The sequence below is a genomic window from Flavobacterium lipolyticum.
GAATTAATTTTCTTTTCTTTTGTTCCACGTGGAACGTGGTTCTTCTTTTTCAAGTTTCAAGTTTCAAGTTTCAGGTTTCAGGTTTCACGTTAGAAGCTTTCTGTTTCAAAACTCGAACTAGGAACTCTCTTCAATTCTAAAAACTTTCCCCATACTAAATCCCTATAATTCTCAAAAAATATTGTTTCACGTGAAACAATCTAAAACCTTTCTTTATCAAAAAAACAATCGTTCCACGTGGAACATCCGGTTCTTTTAAACACAGAAATAAACTTTTTTTCATGTTCCACGTGAAACACTTTAATTTAATCACCCTCTTCTACTCTATTATGTTTCACGTGGAACACGTAAAACTGAATTAAAAAAAGGTAATTTATCTACTGTTCCACGTGAAACATCGTAATCTTTTCATCTTCTTTAGATCGCATTAACTCCGCTTCAGCATCACTTTTATCTTTATATCCACAGTAATGTAATATGCCGTGTGCTAAAACTCTCTTCAATTCTTCAGTAAAAGAAACATTAAAATCTTTAGCATTGTCTTCAACTCTTTCAACAGAAACAAAAATATCTCCGTTGAGTTCGTTACCAACTGTATAATCAAAACTGATTATATCTGTTAACGTATCATGATTTAGATACTCTACATTAATCTTATGAAGATACTCATCATCACAGAAAATGTAATTTATCTCTCCTTCGTTTTTGTTTTCAGAAACGATAACAGCACTTAACCAGTCAGAAAAAGCTTGTTCGTTGTCTAAAGTAAATTCGGTTTCGTAATTAAAATTGATCATTTTGTATTAAAATATTCTTGAACTTTTTGATTAAAATTCGAGCGCAAAGGTAGTGATTGTCTGTTTAATATCTCCACACTGTTTAAATATTCCAGTAATGAACTCGGCAACGCGTTTGTTCTGTTAGGAAATTCAGTCTTATTGGTTTCAGATTGACGCTTCGTATCTTGTCCTTGTTGCTGAACTGCGTTGTTTAACTTTAGTAATTCTTGCTGAATATTAAGGATACGTTGCAAGTTCTCATTCTTAAAACCTTTATTCAAAATTTGCTTTTCGGAAGCTTTCATCTGATCGATTACAGATTTACCCTCAGAGTCTAATCCTTTTTTAGCAAGTTCTTTTTGCAAGGCTTCACGTAATTTTACTTGTTCTTTATAAATTTCCATGATTGCTTCAGCATCTCCTTCCCCATCATTATCCTTCATCTGCCCATTACTTTGACCTCCAATTTTATTTCCCTGACCGGTTTTACCATCACCATTTTTACCTTTACCATCCTTTCCATTACTTTCTTTGCCTTCACCACTTTTTCCATCGCCCGGTTTATCACCCATTTTTTCACCGGATTTATCCCCAGGTTTATCTCCCGGTTTACTGCCAGACTTCATACCTTCTTTCATCTTATCTCCTAAACCTTTTTGTTTTTGGATAATATCCGGTAATTGCATTCCTTGTCCATCACCCGGTTTTGGTTTTCCAGATCCCGGTTTCGACATAGACATCTGCATATTATTTAATAAATCACTCAAAAAATCTGCCAACTTATTTGCAGAAGAAACTGCATATTGCTGATGCGATACTCCTTTTGGAACCTGAACATCACTTAAACTTTCAATAGCTTTATCAATATTGTACTGTACATTTCCAATTTCTTTGGTTACATCTTCCGCAACTTTTGGATTACGAAGTGATAAAGCAAACAAACTGTCATCCACATATCTGAACTGTTGTTTCAAATTTTGCTGAATTTTAATGTTCTTCGTGTACGCTGACGAACCCAATTTCATTGTTCTAAATTGTTTCATCACATCTTCCTGCGACAAAGAATAAGCTAAAAGATTATCCAGAATCTGACGAAGCATTGCTACATCTTCTTCCATTTGTTCTTGTTCGCCACCTTCCATACCGGCATCCATTTGTTCTGCCATACTTTTCATTTTTTTAGCAGCACTCTTTTGTTTTGGTTTAGCTGACGAAGAATTCTTTTTACTCAATTCTTCTGAAGCTTTCTGCAAATCATTCTTCACGTCTTTCTCCTTCGAAGCATCATTCGGAATGTCTAGTGGAGCTTTTAATGTTTTGTTTTCTTCTTTCAGATTCTTCAAATCTTCCTGAATTTTATCAAAATCTTTATTGATATCTTCTTGTTTGTCCTGCGTGTTTTCTTTGTCTTTATTTGAAAGCTGCTCTTGTTTGTCTGCAAGCTTGTTTAACTTTTCAGCAACTTGCTCTGCTTTCTTGGATACATAAAAACGCTTGGTCAATTCAACCAATTGTTCTAAATTACGGGATTGGTTTT
It includes:
- the ybeY gene encoding rRNA maturation RNase YbeY; translated protein: MINFNYETEFTLDNEQAFSDWLSAVIVSENKNEGEINYIFCDDEYLHKINVEYLNHDTLTDIISFDYTVGNELNGDIFVSVERVEDNAKDFNVSFTEELKRVLAHGILHYCGYKDKSDAEAELMRSKEDEKITMFHVEQ